A part of Acidimicrobiales bacterium genomic DNA contains:
- the atpB gene encoding F0F1 ATP synthase subunit A, with the protein MLPVYALEFPPIGEILNWPDIAFEGTPYGFNKIAIITLVSAGLTLLLFFLGAKKQMVPRGLQNLMEISVEFIRKEVIMPTIGPDGMRYTPLMLALFFFIFFSNIFGIIPAVQMPATARMAIPAMLTLIVYVLFIAVGFKHQGVGGYLKSTLFPPGVPKPIYILVTPIEFVSVFLVRPFSLAVRLFANLLAGHILLVTFAVLTAALWAKAWYAIFLPFPFIMLTMMTGFELLVAFLQAYIFSILAGVYIGGSLHPEH; encoded by the coding sequence GTGCTCCCCGTCTACGCGCTCGAGTTCCCGCCCATCGGAGAGATCCTCAACTGGCCCGACATCGCCTTCGAGGGAACCCCCTACGGGTTCAACAAGATCGCGATCATCACCCTGGTCTCGGCCGGGCTCACCCTGCTGCTGTTCTTCCTGGGCGCCAAGAAGCAGATGGTGCCCCGGGGCCTGCAGAACCTGATGGAGATCTCGGTCGAGTTCATCCGCAAAGAGGTCATCATGCCCACCATCGGGCCCGATGGCATGCGGTACACGCCGCTGATGCTGGCGCTGTTCTTCTTCATCTTCTTCAGCAACATCTTCGGGATCATCCCCGCCGTGCAGATGCCGGCGACCGCCCGGATGGCCATCCCGGCGATGCTCACGCTGATCGTGTACGTGCTGTTCATCGCCGTGGGCTTCAAGCACCAGGGCGTCGGCGGCTACCTGAAGAGCACCCTGTTCCCACCGGGCGTGCCCAAGCCCATCTACATCCTGGTGACGCCGATCGAGTTCGTGTCGGTGTTCCTGGTGCGGCCCTTCTCCCTGGCGGTCCGTCTCTTCGCCAACCTGCTGGCCGGCCACATCCTGCTGGTGACCTTCGCCGTGCTCACCGCGGCCCTCTGGGCCAAGGCCTGGTACGCGATCTTCCTGCCCTTCCCCTTCATCATGCTGACGATGATGACGGGCTTCGAGCTGCTGGTGGCCTTCCTGCAGGCCTACATCTTCAGCATCCTCGCCGGTGTGTACATCGGCGGTTCCCTCCATCCCGAGCACTAG